The proteins below are encoded in one region of Thermothelomyces thermophilus ATCC 42464 chromosome 1, complete sequence:
- the ganA gene encoding glycoside hydrolase family 53 protein (CAZy_ID 267856), protein MMLTRFVAGLLGISAADAALTYRGVDWSSVVVEERAGVSYKNTNGNAQPLENILAANGVNTVRQRVWVNPADGNYNLDYNIAIAKRAKAAGLGVYIDFHYSDTWADPAHQTMPAGWPSDIDNLSWKLYNYTLDAANKLQNAGIQPTIVSIGNEIRAGLLWPTGRTENWANIARLLHSAAWGIKDSSLSPKPKIMIHLDNGWDWGTQNWWYTNVLKQGTLELSDFDMMGVSFYPFYSSSATLSALKSSLDNMAKTWNKEIAVVETNWPISCPNPRYSFPSDVKNIPFSPEGQTTFITNVANIVSSVSRGVGLFYWEPAWIHNANLGSSCADNTMFSQSGQALSSLSVFQRI, encoded by the exons ATGATGCTCACACGCTTCGTGGCTGGCCTGCTCGGCATCTCCGCCGCGGATGCCGCCCTCACCTACAGAGGCGTGGATTGGTCCTCAGTGGTGGTTGAGGAACGGGCCGGCGTCTCGTACAAGAACACCAACGGGAATGCCCAACCGCTTGAGAACATCCTGGCTGCCAATGGCGTCAACACGGTGCGGCAGCGAGTCTGGGTTAACCCCGCGGACGGCAACTACAACCTCGACTACAACATCGCGATCGCGAAGAGGGCGAAGGCTGCCGGGCTTGGCGTGTACATCGACTTCCACTACAGCGACACCTGGGCCGATCCTGCTCATCAGACCATGCCCGCTGGGTGGCCGAGCGACATTGACAACCTCTCCTGGAAGCTCTACAACTACACTCTGGACGCCGCCAACAAGCTCCAGAACGCGGGTATCCAGCCCACCATCGTGTCCATCGGTAACGAGATCCGGGCCGGTCTGCTATGGCCCACAGGGAGAACCGAGAACTGGGCCAACATTGCCCGGTTGTTGCACTCCGCTGCTTGGGGTATCAAGGACTCGTCGCTCAGCCCGAAGCCAAAGATCATGATCCACCTCGACAACGGATG GGACTGGGGTACCCAGAATTGGTGGTACACGAATGTCTTGAAGCAGGGTACACTTGAGCTGTCCGACTTTGACATGATGGGCGTCTCGTTCTACCCCTTTTACTCGTCGTCGGCAACCTTGAGCGCCCTGAAATCGAGCTTGGACAACATGGCCAAAACCTGGAACAAGGAGATTGCCGTGGTCGAGACCAATTGGCCAATCTCTTGTCCCAACCCAAGGTACAGTTTCCCCTCGGACGTCAAGAACATCCCCTTCTCGCCGGAAGGACAGACGACCTTCATCACCAACGTGGCCAACATCGTGTCCTCGGTAAGCCGCGGCGTAGGCCTGTTTTATTGGGAACCCGCTTGGATTCACAATGCAAACCTGGGCTCGTCGTGCGCCGACAACACCATGTTTTCGCAATCCGGGCAGGCTTTGTCCAGCTTGTCCGTTTTCCAGAGAATCTGA